Proteins from one Danaus plexippus chromosome 2, MEX_DaPlex, whole genome shotgun sequence genomic window:
- the LOC116779668 gene encoding leucine-rich repeat-containing G-protein coupled receptor 5-like, with protein sequence MDTISNSQNLCNINYRILAMAPQRFGRRIAGCVTYNVYMVLMICLQLLTWGSGASALANCPGGCICNDDTLVVVCEESRLDVLPIALNPSIQRLIIRNNKIKTIDSSMQFYTELQHLDLSQNHLVSIPMKNFAYQRKLQELHLNHNKISSVTNTTFQGLNSLTVLNLKRNFLEELTNGVFSTLPRLEELNLGQNRISKIEPRSFAGLSALRILYLDDNELSSVPTTSFSLLGSLAELHVGLNAFSFLPDDAFAGLNRLAVLDLNGAGLFNISDFAFRGLPGLRSLNLFGNRLSVVPTQQLSSLTRLEELYIGQNDFIVLESHSFKGLKNLKLIDITGATQLKRIEKGAFEDNINLESIVLTNNKELSTIEDCTLLGLPKLRHVSLRDNAIKVLSESVFVGKELKQLDLTDNPIICNCKILWLQQLLNEKSNFSQVQCASPENLKDKYLKTLTAEDLECVLYDSRRQTIICIVGFACLAVVATLLLILYRYRKSMQEKLKDYKWNKGRKNLEYHKPISTEEDCIVRGIHPSQYPAPPHAPGLRPIPVTEL encoded by the exons ATGGCGCCACAGAGGTTCGGGAGACGGATCGCTGGCTGTGTtacttataatgtttatatg GTCCTGATGATATGCCTCCAGCTGCTAACGTGGGGTAGCGGCGCCTCCGCTCTCGCGAACTGTCCAGGCGGCTGCATCTGTAACGACGACACACTGGTGGTGGTGTGCGAGGAGAGCAGACTAGACGTCCTTCCCATTGCCCTTAACCCATCCATACAACGGCTTATCATCcgcaacaataaaattaaaactatcgaCAGCTCCATGCAGTTTTACACGGAACTTCAACACTTGGACCTGTCTCAGAATCATCTCGTCAGCATACCAATGAAAAACTTTGCATATCAACGAAAGTTACAAGAACTCCATCTTAACCATAACAAAATATCTTCAGTCACAAACACGACATTCCAAGGACTCAATTCATTGACCGTTCTCAACCTGAAACGTAACTTTTTGGAAGAACTTACAAATGGTGTATTTTCTACACTGCCGAGACTAGAAGAATTGAACTTAGGACAAAAtagaatatcaaaaatagagCCGAGATCATTCGCTGGATTGTCTGCTTTGAGAATTCTTTATTTGGATGACAACGAGTTGAGTTCGGTCCCAACAACATCATTTAGTCTTCTAGGAAGTCTCGCCGAGTTACACGTCGGCCTTAAcgctttttcttttttacccGATGATGCTTTCGCGGGTCTCAATAGGCTGGCAGTATTGGACCTTAATGGAGCTGGACTCTTTAATATAAGCGACTTTGCATTTAGGGGTCTCCCAGGATTAAGAAGCCTAAACCTTTTTGGGAACCGATTGAGTGTGGTTCCTACGCAACAGCTTTCTAGCTTGACGAGACTCGAAGAGTTATATATAGGCCAAAACGACTTTATCGTTTTAGAAAGTCACTCTTTTAAAGGactaaaaaatcttaaacttATAGACATAACGGGAGCGACTCAACTTAAACGAATAGAAAAAGGCGCTTTCGAAGATAATATCAACTTGGAATCTAttgtattaacaaataataaagaattgtcCACCATAGAAGATTGTACTCTTCTAGGTTTGCCTAAATTACGACATGTATCATTGAGAGATAATGCCATAAAAGTGCTCAGTGAGAGCGTATTTGTAGGAAAAGAATTGAAGCAACTCGATTTAACAGACAATCCAATCATTTGCAACTGCAAAATTCTATGGTTACAGcaattattaaatgagaagAGCAATTTTTCTCAAGTGCAATGTGCCAGTccagaaaatttaaaagacaaatatttaaaaacattgaccGCCGAGGACTTAGAATGTGTTTTATACGATAGTCGACGGCaaacaattatatgtattgtagGATTCGCGTGTCTCGCTGTTGTTGCAACActgttactaatattatacagATATCGGAAGAGCATGCAGGAGAAACTCAAGGATTATAAGTGGAATAAGGGTCGCAAGAATTTAGAATACCACAAACCCATTTCCACGGAGGAAGACTGCATCGTTCGGGGCATCCACCCATCCCAGTACCCGGCGCCGCCGCACGCACCCGGCCTCAGGCCTATCCCGGTGACGGAACTGTAG
- the LOC133319913 gene encoding uncharacterized protein LOC133319913, with translation MSGGQGSARRPQRSGGGGTMPANGFTYIGGDGRHHQPQTLNNGAPAHHLNNGSLRSLPDKKNRNGVVCHPENFQRNLDTRYSRKQENGYIRNSETIIGFPRDREREHDYERDVPDYSEPEYSIIPESYGRPEDFPRSCSRSNTFNC, from the coding sequence ATGTCAGGCGGCCAGGGCTCCGCGCGGCGGCCGCAGCGCTCGGGAGGCGGCGGCACTATGCCCGCCAACGGTTTCACGTACATCGGAGGCGATGGACGCCACCATCAACCACAAACCCTCAACAACGGTGCACCAGCGCACCACCTCAACAACGGCTCATTGCGTTCCTTGCCAGACAAAAAGAACCGCAATGGCGTCGTCTGTCACCCTGAAAACTTCCAACGTAATCTCGACACCCGATATTCGAGGAAACAGGAGAATGGTTACATACGTAACTCGGAAACCATAATAGGTTTTCCTCGGGACCGGGAGAGGGAGCACGACTACGAGCGGGATGTCCCCGACTACAGCGAGCCGGAGTACTCCATCATCCCTGAGAGCTACGGCCGACCGGAGGACTTCCCTCGCTCGTGCAGCCGCTCCAACACCTTCAACTGTTGA
- the LOC116779669 gene encoding translationally-controlled tumor protein homolog: MRIYKDIITGDEMFSDTYRIKLVDEVIYEVTGKLESRTEGDIKLDGFNPSAEEADEGTDSAVVSGVDIVLNHRLVETYAFGDKKSYTLYLKDYMKKLVAKLEEKSPDQVDVFKTNMNKVMKDILSRFKDLQFFTGESMDCDGMVAMLEYRDIDGVSTPIMMFFKHGLEEEKF, encoded by the exons ATGAGGATCTATAAGGATATTATTACtg gtGACGAGATGTTCTCGGACACATACAGAATCAAGCTGGTTGATGAAGTAATTTACGAAGTCACCGGTAAACTGGAGTCAAGAACAGAGGGCGATATCAAACTTGATGGTTTCAATCCTTCAGCTGAAGAAGCCGACGAGGGCACAGACTCGGCGGTCGTTAGCGGTGTAGACATTGTCCTGAACCACAGGCTTGTGGAGACTTATGCCTTTGGTGACAAAAAGTCTTACACCCTGTACCTTAAAGACTACATGAAAAA ATTAGTGGCAAAATTAGAAGAAAAATCCCCCGACCAAGTAGATGTTTTTAAGACTAATATGAACAAAGTTATGAAAGACATTCTCAGTAGGTTTAAGGATCTACAGTTTTTCACGGGAGAGTCTATGGATTGTGACGGCATGGTCGCCATGCTGGAATACCGTGACATTGATGGCGTCTCCACCCCCATCATGATGTTCTTCAAGCACGGCCTCGAGGAGGAGAAGTTCTAA
- the LOC133318711 gene encoding zinc finger protein 37-like isoform X1, with the protein MEVFLYNSTVCRLCGEENDNGTLLYSCEENNQSLCEIINTYLPIKVSDDGELPRTICPGCTIQLEATVEFLNLIINGQKILRELYQREKEYKKTVLNNSNKGTPEVISEKIIYEINTSNGVYQVEHPISLQVSGLDKPKRKRGRPPKKQKTAEEIAQETPKTVEIEDKTEKDDDERSGKRRRKTPTRFKEAVQGKELERIFIEEGVIDGNESDHNTKADTTQENKLPVNKEPQVIGHLEASGELVVVVKGKGRGRPKGRTRQTREECAICGLEFAATGRYMSHIAQHGPVLYKCDCGQTFTTKLLFSEHQNTSGHSGRTVVPCRNEVESQKESEKNETPLIELIPEAVEDVVKGDIQIPQALPDLSDLDPLKCDDHVKTEMVKNEQEREENDPLQDECETADGIREEVQDSKKEKVKIKCNHCDKLFGTRQSKSLHIKAVHLGEKSYVCPECGARFAYPRSLAVHRQAHRRARPSAGYACDLCGKVLNHPSSVVYHKQAEHADQRYVCGACGKQFRHKQLLQRHQLVHSQARPFSCKVCNATFKTKANLLNHQLLHSGVKKFSCEICKHKFAHKTSLTLHMRWHTGVKPFTCGVCGKSFSQKGNLSEHERIHTGEKPYQCALCPRRFTTSSQHRLHARRHAERTHCCGKCGKRMSSRSVWAAHVRRDDCTTRRLARQKVTKQISLLVNDKNHQPVQLEDPKLSDDNTEERVIYVAYDTEDSESTAFHILDPEQVQTADIEQNKVLTTCELYTRPSLLVSQQLQQLQLETAEQQVVEHEQLEIDEHLELEHEELGLDDEQIKIENQMEIEEIEEIETSPVVVGGQSIPVTDERGNPLHFTMADGTKLAITSVDGKSLQVITQDGQTIPVEINGYDNQDQVPPSPNAVVHQLHLQKTPPPAPVTHYFTIV; encoded by the exons ATGGAAGTGTTTCTTTATAACTCTACAGTTTGTAGATTATGTGGCGAAGAAAATGATAATGGAACATTACTATATTCATGTGAAGAAAATAATCAAAGCttatgtgaaataattaatacctaTTTGCCAATAAAG GTATCTGATGATGGAGAACTACCACGGACTATTTGCCCTGGATGTACAATTCAATTGGAAGCAAcagttgaatttttaaatctaattataaatGGTCAA aAAATTTTGCGTGAACTTTACCAACGAGAGAAGGAATACAAAAAGACTGTTCTTAATAATTCCAATAAAGGAACTCCGGAAGTTATATCAGAAAAAATCATTTACGAAA TAAATACAAGCAATGGGGTGTATCAAGTTGAGCATCCAATATCACTGCAGGTCAGCGGGCTTGATAAACCAAAGAGAAAAAGAGGCCGTCCACCAAAGAAACAGAAGACTGCCGAGGAGATCGCCCAGGAAACTCCCAAAACAGTAGAAATCGAGGATAAGACGGAGAAAGATGATGACGAACGTTCAGGGAAGAGGAGGAGAAAAACACCTACCAGGTTCAAGGAAGCCGTTCAG GGCAAGGAGCTGGAAAGAATATTCATTGAAGAAGGCGTCATAGATGGCAATGAGAGCGACCACAACACAAAGGCTGATACGACacaggaaaataaattaccagTGAACAAGGAACCACAGGTTATAGGGCATTTGGAGGCGTCCGGAGAGCTTGTTGTGGTGGTGAAGGGCAAGGGAAGGGGTAGACCTAAAG GTCGCACGCGTCAAACCCGCGAGGAATGCGCCATATGTGGGCTGGAGTTTGCTGCGACTGGTCGCTACATGTCCCACATCGCTCAGCACGGACCTGTTCTTTACAAGTGTGACTGCGGTCAAACATTCACTACTAAGCTACTGTTCTCCGAACATCAGAACACAAGCGGTCACAGCGGGCGGACGGTGGTGCCCTGTAGAAACGAAGTCGAGTCTCAGAAAGAG tcCGAAAAGAATGAAACGCCTTTGATCGAATTGATACCCGAGGCTGTAGAGGATGTTGTCAAAGGAGATATACAAATACCTCAAGCATTACCTGATTTGAGTGATCTCGACCCGCTGAAGTGTGATGACCATGTCAAGACTGAGATGGTGAAAAACGAACAAGAGAGAGAGGAGAATGACCCTCTGCAAGATGAGTGCG AGACAGCTGACGGAATTCGTGAGGAAGTACAGGACAGCAAGAAGGAGAAGGTCAAGATTAAGTGCAACCACTGCGATAAACTGTTTGGCACCCGGCAGAGCAAGTCGCTGCACATAAAG gCGGTACATCTCGGCGAAAAGTCGTACGTGTGCCCGGAGTGCGGCGCGCGGTTTGCGTACCCCCGCTCGCTGGCCGTACACCGACAAGCTCACCGCAGGGCGAGGCCCTCCGCGGGCTACGCCTGCGATCTCTGCGGGAAG GTGTTGAACCACCCGTCGTCGGTGGTGTATCACAAGCAGGCGGAGCACGCGGACCAGCGCTACGTGTGCGGCGCGTGCGGCAAACAGTTCCGACACAAGCAACTGCTGCAACGACACCAGCTGGTACACTCGCAGGCCAGGCCCTTCTCGTGTAAG GTGTGTAACGCCACGTTCAAGACGAAAGCCAATCTCCTCAACCACCAGCTGCTGCACTCCGGCGTTAAGAAATTCTCGTGTGAAATTTGCAAACATAAATTCGCACACAAGACCAGCCTCACGCTGCACATGAGATGGCACACAG GGGTCAAACCGTTTACTTGTGGCGTGTGCGGTAAGAGCTTCAGTCAGAAAGGGAACCTCTCGGAACACGAACGCATCCACACTGGAGAGAAGCCGTATCAGTGTGCGCTGTGTCCTCGAAGATTCACAACCTCGTCCCAGCACCGCCTGCACGCCAGGAGACACGCCGAACGAACACACTGCTGTGGGAAATGCGGGAAACG CATGTCGTCCCGCAGCGTGTGGGCGGCGCACGTCCGGCGCGATGACTGCACGACGCGGCGGTTGGCGCGACAAAAG GtcacaaaacaaataagtttattgGTAAACGACAAGAACCATCAGCCGGTGCAGCTGGAAGATCCCAAGCTGTCCGACGACAACACCGAGGAGAGGGTCATATACGTGGCCTACGACACCGAAGACTCCGAGTCCACCGCCTTCCATATATTAGACCCAGAACAGGTGCAG actgCTGATATAGAACAGAACAAAGTACTGACGACCTGCGAGCTTTATACACGACCGTCGCTGCTGGTGTCGCAACAACTACAGCAGTTACAGCTGGAGACGGCCGAACAGCAGGTGGTGGAACACGAGCAGCTGGAAATAGACGAACACCTGGAGCTGGAACACGAGGAACTCGGCCTGGACGACGAGCAAATTAAGATCGAAAACCAGATGGAGATTGAAGAAATTGAGGAAATAGAAACGAGTCCTGTAGTGGTCGGCGGGCAGAGCATACCC GTGACGGACGAGCGCGGTAACCCACTACACTTCACCATGGCTGACGGAACCAAGCTGGCTATCACCTCCGTGGACGGCAAGTCGCTGCAG GTGATAACACAAGACGGCCAGACGATACCGGTGGAGATCAACGGATACGACAACCAAGAC CAGGTGCCGCCGAGCCCCAACGCAGTGGTTCACCAGCTCCACCTGCAGAAGACTCCGCCGCCCGCTCCCGTCACTCACTACTTCACTATCGTCTGA
- the LOC133318711 gene encoding zinc finger protein 37-like isoform X2, which yields MEVFLYNSTVCRLCGEENDNGTLLYSCEENNQSLCEIINTYLPIKVSDDGELPRTICPGCTIQLEATVEFLNLIINGQKILRELYQREKEYKKTVLNNSNKGTPEVISEKIIYEINTSNGVYQVEHPISLQVSGLDKPKRKRGRPPKKQKTAEEIAQETPKTVEIEDKTEKDDDERSGKRRRKTPTRFKEAVQGKELERIFIEEGVIDGNESDHNTKADTTQENKLPVNKEPQVIGHLEASGELVVVVKGKGRGRPKGRTRQTREECAICGLEFAATGRYMSHIAQHGPVLYKCDCGQTFTTKLLFSEHQNTSGHSGRTVVPCRNEVESQKESEKNETPLIELIPEAVEDVVKGDIQIPQALPDLSDLDPLKCDDHVKTEMVKNEQEREENDPLQDECETADGIREEVQDSKKEKVKIKCNHCDKLFGTRQSKSLHIKAVHLGEKSYVCPECGARFAYPRSLAVHRQAHRRARPSAGYACDLCGKVLNHPSSVVYHKQAEHADQRYVCGACGKQFRHKQLLQRHQLVHSQARPFSCKVCNATFKTKANLLNHQLLHSGVKKFSCEICKHKFAHKTSLTLHMRWHTGVKPFTCGVCGKSFSQKGNLSEHERIHTGEKPYQCALCPRRFTTSSQHRLHARRHAERTHCCGKCGKRMSSRSVWAAHVRRDDCTTRRLARQKVTKQISLLVNDKNHQPVQLEDPKLSDDNTEERVIYVAYDTEDSESTAFHILDPEQVQTADIEQNKVLTTCELYTRPSLLVSQQLQQLQLETAEQQVVEHEQLEIDEHLELEHEELGLDDEQIKIENQMEIEEIEEIETSPVVVGGQSIPVTDERGNPLHFTMADGTKLAITSVDGKSLQVITQDGQTIPVEINGYDNQDVPPSPNAVVHQLHLQKTPPPAPVTHYFTIV from the exons ATGGAAGTGTTTCTTTATAACTCTACAGTTTGTAGATTATGTGGCGAAGAAAATGATAATGGAACATTACTATATTCATGTGAAGAAAATAATCAAAGCttatgtgaaataattaatacctaTTTGCCAATAAAG GTATCTGATGATGGAGAACTACCACGGACTATTTGCCCTGGATGTACAATTCAATTGGAAGCAAcagttgaatttttaaatctaattataaatGGTCAA aAAATTTTGCGTGAACTTTACCAACGAGAGAAGGAATACAAAAAGACTGTTCTTAATAATTCCAATAAAGGAACTCCGGAAGTTATATCAGAAAAAATCATTTACGAAA TAAATACAAGCAATGGGGTGTATCAAGTTGAGCATCCAATATCACTGCAGGTCAGCGGGCTTGATAAACCAAAGAGAAAAAGAGGCCGTCCACCAAAGAAACAGAAGACTGCCGAGGAGATCGCCCAGGAAACTCCCAAAACAGTAGAAATCGAGGATAAGACGGAGAAAGATGATGACGAACGTTCAGGGAAGAGGAGGAGAAAAACACCTACCAGGTTCAAGGAAGCCGTTCAG GGCAAGGAGCTGGAAAGAATATTCATTGAAGAAGGCGTCATAGATGGCAATGAGAGCGACCACAACACAAAGGCTGATACGACacaggaaaataaattaccagTGAACAAGGAACCACAGGTTATAGGGCATTTGGAGGCGTCCGGAGAGCTTGTTGTGGTGGTGAAGGGCAAGGGAAGGGGTAGACCTAAAG GTCGCACGCGTCAAACCCGCGAGGAATGCGCCATATGTGGGCTGGAGTTTGCTGCGACTGGTCGCTACATGTCCCACATCGCTCAGCACGGACCTGTTCTTTACAAGTGTGACTGCGGTCAAACATTCACTACTAAGCTACTGTTCTCCGAACATCAGAACACAAGCGGTCACAGCGGGCGGACGGTGGTGCCCTGTAGAAACGAAGTCGAGTCTCAGAAAGAG tcCGAAAAGAATGAAACGCCTTTGATCGAATTGATACCCGAGGCTGTAGAGGATGTTGTCAAAGGAGATATACAAATACCTCAAGCATTACCTGATTTGAGTGATCTCGACCCGCTGAAGTGTGATGACCATGTCAAGACTGAGATGGTGAAAAACGAACAAGAGAGAGAGGAGAATGACCCTCTGCAAGATGAGTGCG AGACAGCTGACGGAATTCGTGAGGAAGTACAGGACAGCAAGAAGGAGAAGGTCAAGATTAAGTGCAACCACTGCGATAAACTGTTTGGCACCCGGCAGAGCAAGTCGCTGCACATAAAG gCGGTACATCTCGGCGAAAAGTCGTACGTGTGCCCGGAGTGCGGCGCGCGGTTTGCGTACCCCCGCTCGCTGGCCGTACACCGACAAGCTCACCGCAGGGCGAGGCCCTCCGCGGGCTACGCCTGCGATCTCTGCGGGAAG GTGTTGAACCACCCGTCGTCGGTGGTGTATCACAAGCAGGCGGAGCACGCGGACCAGCGCTACGTGTGCGGCGCGTGCGGCAAACAGTTCCGACACAAGCAACTGCTGCAACGACACCAGCTGGTACACTCGCAGGCCAGGCCCTTCTCGTGTAAG GTGTGTAACGCCACGTTCAAGACGAAAGCCAATCTCCTCAACCACCAGCTGCTGCACTCCGGCGTTAAGAAATTCTCGTGTGAAATTTGCAAACATAAATTCGCACACAAGACCAGCCTCACGCTGCACATGAGATGGCACACAG GGGTCAAACCGTTTACTTGTGGCGTGTGCGGTAAGAGCTTCAGTCAGAAAGGGAACCTCTCGGAACACGAACGCATCCACACTGGAGAGAAGCCGTATCAGTGTGCGCTGTGTCCTCGAAGATTCACAACCTCGTCCCAGCACCGCCTGCACGCCAGGAGACACGCCGAACGAACACACTGCTGTGGGAAATGCGGGAAACG CATGTCGTCCCGCAGCGTGTGGGCGGCGCACGTCCGGCGCGATGACTGCACGACGCGGCGGTTGGCGCGACAAAAG GtcacaaaacaaataagtttattgGTAAACGACAAGAACCATCAGCCGGTGCAGCTGGAAGATCCCAAGCTGTCCGACGACAACACCGAGGAGAGGGTCATATACGTGGCCTACGACACCGAAGACTCCGAGTCCACCGCCTTCCATATATTAGACCCAGAACAGGTGCAG actgCTGATATAGAACAGAACAAAGTACTGACGACCTGCGAGCTTTATACACGACCGTCGCTGCTGGTGTCGCAACAACTACAGCAGTTACAGCTGGAGACGGCCGAACAGCAGGTGGTGGAACACGAGCAGCTGGAAATAGACGAACACCTGGAGCTGGAACACGAGGAACTCGGCCTGGACGACGAGCAAATTAAGATCGAAAACCAGATGGAGATTGAAGAAATTGAGGAAATAGAAACGAGTCCTGTAGTGGTCGGCGGGCAGAGCATACCC GTGACGGACGAGCGCGGTAACCCACTACACTTCACCATGGCTGACGGAACCAAGCTGGCTATCACCTCCGTGGACGGCAAGTCGCTGCAG GTGATAACACAAGACGGCCAGACGATACCGGTGGAGATCAACGGATACGACAACCAAGAC GTGCCGCCGAGCCCCAACGCAGTGGTTCACCAGCTCCACCTGCAGAAGACTCCGCCGCCCGCTCCCGTCACTCACTACTTCACTATCGTCTGA
- the LOC133318711 gene encoding zinc finger protein 37-like isoform X3: MEVFLYNSTVCRLCGEENDNGTLLYSCEENNQSLCEIINTYLPIKVSDDGELPRTICPGCTIQLEATVEFLNLIINGQKILRELYQREKEYKKTVLNNSNKGTPEVISEKIIYEINTSNGVYQVEHPISLQVSGLDKPKRKRGRPPKKQKTAEEIAQETPKTVEIEDKTEKDDDERSGKRRRKTPTRFKEAVQGKELERIFIEEGVIDGNESDHNTKADTTQENKLPVNKEPQVIGHLEASGELVVVVKGKGRGRPKGRTRQTREECAICGLEFAATGRYMSHIAQHGPVLYKCDCGQTFTTKLLFSEHQNTSGHSGRTVVPCRNEVESQKESEKNETPLIELIPEAVEDVVKGDIQIPQALPDLSDLDPLKCDDHVKTEMVKNEQEREENDPLQDECETADGIREEVQDSKKEKVKIKCNHCDKLFGTRQSKSLHIKAVHLGEKSYVCPECGARFAYPRSLAVHRQAHRRARPSAGYACDLCGKVLNHPSSVVYHKQAEHADQRYVCGACGKQFRHKQLLQRHQLVHSQARPFSCKVCNATFKTKANLLNHQLLHSGVKKFSCEICKHKFAHKTSLTLHMRWHTGVKPFTCGVCGKSFSQKGNLSEHERIHTGEKPYQCALCPRRFTTSSQHRLHARRHAERTHCCGKCGKRMSSRSVWAAHVRRDDCTTRRLARQKVTKQISLLVNDKNHQPVQLEDPKLSDDNTEERVIYVAYDTEDSESTAFHILDPEQTADIEQNKVLTTCELYTRPSLLVSQQLQQLQLETAEQQVVEHEQLEIDEHLELEHEELGLDDEQIKIENQMEIEEIEEIETSPVVVGGQSIPVTDERGNPLHFTMADGTKLAITSVDGKSLQVITQDGQTIPVEINGYDNQDQVPPSPNAVVHQLHLQKTPPPAPVTHYFTIV; encoded by the exons ATGGAAGTGTTTCTTTATAACTCTACAGTTTGTAGATTATGTGGCGAAGAAAATGATAATGGAACATTACTATATTCATGTGAAGAAAATAATCAAAGCttatgtgaaataattaatacctaTTTGCCAATAAAG GTATCTGATGATGGAGAACTACCACGGACTATTTGCCCTGGATGTACAATTCAATTGGAAGCAAcagttgaatttttaaatctaattataaatGGTCAA aAAATTTTGCGTGAACTTTACCAACGAGAGAAGGAATACAAAAAGACTGTTCTTAATAATTCCAATAAAGGAACTCCGGAAGTTATATCAGAAAAAATCATTTACGAAA TAAATACAAGCAATGGGGTGTATCAAGTTGAGCATCCAATATCACTGCAGGTCAGCGGGCTTGATAAACCAAAGAGAAAAAGAGGCCGTCCACCAAAGAAACAGAAGACTGCCGAGGAGATCGCCCAGGAAACTCCCAAAACAGTAGAAATCGAGGATAAGACGGAGAAAGATGATGACGAACGTTCAGGGAAGAGGAGGAGAAAAACACCTACCAGGTTCAAGGAAGCCGTTCAG GGCAAGGAGCTGGAAAGAATATTCATTGAAGAAGGCGTCATAGATGGCAATGAGAGCGACCACAACACAAAGGCTGATACGACacaggaaaataaattaccagTGAACAAGGAACCACAGGTTATAGGGCATTTGGAGGCGTCCGGAGAGCTTGTTGTGGTGGTGAAGGGCAAGGGAAGGGGTAGACCTAAAG GTCGCACGCGTCAAACCCGCGAGGAATGCGCCATATGTGGGCTGGAGTTTGCTGCGACTGGTCGCTACATGTCCCACATCGCTCAGCACGGACCTGTTCTTTACAAGTGTGACTGCGGTCAAACATTCACTACTAAGCTACTGTTCTCCGAACATCAGAACACAAGCGGTCACAGCGGGCGGACGGTGGTGCCCTGTAGAAACGAAGTCGAGTCTCAGAAAGAG tcCGAAAAGAATGAAACGCCTTTGATCGAATTGATACCCGAGGCTGTAGAGGATGTTGTCAAAGGAGATATACAAATACCTCAAGCATTACCTGATTTGAGTGATCTCGACCCGCTGAAGTGTGATGACCATGTCAAGACTGAGATGGTGAAAAACGAACAAGAGAGAGAGGAGAATGACCCTCTGCAAGATGAGTGCG AGACAGCTGACGGAATTCGTGAGGAAGTACAGGACAGCAAGAAGGAGAAGGTCAAGATTAAGTGCAACCACTGCGATAAACTGTTTGGCACCCGGCAGAGCAAGTCGCTGCACATAAAG gCGGTACATCTCGGCGAAAAGTCGTACGTGTGCCCGGAGTGCGGCGCGCGGTTTGCGTACCCCCGCTCGCTGGCCGTACACCGACAAGCTCACCGCAGGGCGAGGCCCTCCGCGGGCTACGCCTGCGATCTCTGCGGGAAG GTGTTGAACCACCCGTCGTCGGTGGTGTATCACAAGCAGGCGGAGCACGCGGACCAGCGCTACGTGTGCGGCGCGTGCGGCAAACAGTTCCGACACAAGCAACTGCTGCAACGACACCAGCTGGTACACTCGCAGGCCAGGCCCTTCTCGTGTAAG GTGTGTAACGCCACGTTCAAGACGAAAGCCAATCTCCTCAACCACCAGCTGCTGCACTCCGGCGTTAAGAAATTCTCGTGTGAAATTTGCAAACATAAATTCGCACACAAGACCAGCCTCACGCTGCACATGAGATGGCACACAG GGGTCAAACCGTTTACTTGTGGCGTGTGCGGTAAGAGCTTCAGTCAGAAAGGGAACCTCTCGGAACACGAACGCATCCACACTGGAGAGAAGCCGTATCAGTGTGCGCTGTGTCCTCGAAGATTCACAACCTCGTCCCAGCACCGCCTGCACGCCAGGAGACACGCCGAACGAACACACTGCTGTGGGAAATGCGGGAAACG CATGTCGTCCCGCAGCGTGTGGGCGGCGCACGTCCGGCGCGATGACTGCACGACGCGGCGGTTGGCGCGACAAAAG GtcacaaaacaaataagtttattgGTAAACGACAAGAACCATCAGCCGGTGCAGCTGGAAGATCCCAAGCTGTCCGACGACAACACCGAGGAGAGGGTCATATACGTGGCCTACGACACCGAAGACTCCGAGTCCACCGCCTTCCATATATTAGACCCAGAACAG actgCTGATATAGAACAGAACAAAGTACTGACGACCTGCGAGCTTTATACACGACCGTCGCTGCTGGTGTCGCAACAACTACAGCAGTTACAGCTGGAGACGGCCGAACAGCAGGTGGTGGAACACGAGCAGCTGGAAATAGACGAACACCTGGAGCTGGAACACGAGGAACTCGGCCTGGACGACGAGCAAATTAAGATCGAAAACCAGATGGAGATTGAAGAAATTGAGGAAATAGAAACGAGTCCTGTAGTGGTCGGCGGGCAGAGCATACCC GTGACGGACGAGCGCGGTAACCCACTACACTTCACCATGGCTGACGGAACCAAGCTGGCTATCACCTCCGTGGACGGCAAGTCGCTGCAG GTGATAACACAAGACGGCCAGACGATACCGGTGGAGATCAACGGATACGACAACCAAGAC CAGGTGCCGCCGAGCCCCAACGCAGTGGTTCACCAGCTCCACCTGCAGAAGACTCCGCCGCCCGCTCCCGTCACTCACTACTTCACTATCGTCTGA